A single region of the Manihot esculenta cultivar AM560-2 chromosome 12, M.esculenta_v8, whole genome shotgun sequence genome encodes:
- the LOC110628160 gene encoding calmodulin-binding transcription activator 3 isoform X1, whose protein sequence is MAEARSSPIGNQLDILQILVEARHRWLRPAEICEILRNYKQFRVAPEPQHRPPSGSLLLFDRKALRYFRKDGHNWRKKKDGKTVKEAHEKLKSGSVDVLHCYYAHGEGNENFQRRSYWMLEEELSHIVLVHYRDVKGNRANFNNVKEHEDTIPCTQEIEDTVPHSEMDTSVSSHFHHDNYQVPAQTADTISMNSAQASEYEDAESVYNHQASSGLHLFLEEQQPAREKIDASLRDHHDPVSLSSGYEGKLSAVPGRDFFSLAHADKAEDTEGASSTFQLQKHFDLPCWKDILENFTPGIESASFRPQFSSQGDTAGIIPKQEDAIPKQLLSNSLPLQKEWQNLEDASSRLSKWAMDQKLHPNSTADLTTSFHEQELLSGDLTNTLELFGTQKSGHSVQNDVQLQYSNTDQSITPEGKSIYSSTVKQLSEEGLKKLDSFSRWMSKELGDVNESHMQSSSGPYWDAVENENGIDDPKISSRVHLDTYLLGPSLSQDQLFSIIDFSPTWVYVGSKIKVLITGRFLKTPEEVENCKWSCMFGEVEVQAEVIADGVLRCQTPLNKAGMVPFYVTCSDRVACSEVREFEYRLSQDVNIIDSYSSSSSVMRFGKLLSLNSLSLPKCNTSNIVENTQLSNKISSLLKVHNEEEWNKMLKLTSEAGVSLEKVKEELLQKLLKDRLHVWLLQKAAEGGKGPSVLDEGGQGVLHLAAALGYDWALEPTIVAGVSVNFRDINGWTALHWAASCGRERTVASLVFLGAAPGALTDPTPKYPTARTPADLASANGHKGIAGYLAESALSAHLFSLNLDKQDGDVAGVPEAKAGQIVPEHSTSVNSDGDLPYGLSLKDSLAAVYNATQAAARIHQVFRVQSFQKKQLKEFGDDKYGMPHEHALSFIASKALKSGQHDEPVHAAATRIQNKFRSWKGRKEFLIIRQRIVKIQAHVRGHQVRKNYRKIVWSVGIVEKVILRWRRKGSGLRGFKSEALIGGPSMQDRSPKEDDYDFFKEGRKQTEARSQIALARVKSMHQYPEARDQYRRLLNVVTEIQETKLVGDQINNSEATAEFDDLIDVEALFDDDTFMPAAS, encoded by the exons ATGGCAGAGGCTAGAAGCTCCCCCATTGGTAACCAGCTAG ATATTCTACAAATTCTTGTTGAAGCACGACATAGATGGCTACGACCTGCGGAAATTTGTGAAATTCTTCGCAATTATAAGCAATTCCGTGTTGCTCCTGAACCTCAACATAGGCCACCGA gtGGTTCACTTTTGCTTTTTGACCGCAAGGCGCTGAGATACTTCAGAAAAGATGGGCATAACTGGAGGAAGAAAAAAGATGGGAAGACAGTTAAAGAAGCTCATGAGAAGCTCAAG TCTGGAAGTGTTGATGTTTTGCATTGTTATTATGCCCATGGAGAaggaaatgaaaattttcaaagacGGAGTTACTGGATGCTTGAAGA GGAACTTTCTCATATAGTACTTGTCCACTATCGAGATGTAAAG GGAAACAGGGCAAATTTTAATAATGTTAAGGAGCATGAAGATACTATTCCATGTACCCAAGAGATTGAAGACACTGTACCCCATTCTGAGATGGATACTTCTGTTTCTTCCCATTTTCATCATGATAATTATCAGGTGCCTGCTCAAACTGCAGATACAATAAGCATGAATAGTGCGCAGGCGTCAGAATATGAGGATGCTGAATCAG TATATAATCACCAAGCAAGTTCTGGATTGCACCTTTTTCTTGAGGAACAGCAACCTGCAAGAGAGAAGATAGATGCTAGCCTGCGTGACCATCATGATCCTGTGTCATTGTCAA GTGGTTATGAAGGGAAGTTGTCAGCAGTTCCTGGGAGGGACTTTTTCTCACTAGCCCATGCTGATAAAGCTGAAGACACTGAGGGTGCTAGCTCAACATTTCAGCTGCAGAAACATTTCGACCTACCCTGTTGGAAGGACATATTAGAAAATTTTACTCCTGGAATTGAATCTGCATCCTTCCGGCCCCAATTTTCATCACAAGGCGATACTGCTGGAATCATTCCTAAACAAGAAGATGCAATACCGAAACAGCTTCTTTCCAACAGTTTACCGCTCCAGAAAGAGTGGCAG AATTTGGAAGACGCTTCTTCACGCCTCTCAAAGTGGGCCATGGATCAGAAGTTGCATCCAAATTCAACAGCTGATCTCACTACTAGTTTTCATGAACAAGAACTTCTCAGTGGTGATTTAACTAATACACTTGAGCTTTTTGGAACACAGAAAAGTGGTCATTCTGTGCAAAATGATGTTCAGTTACAATATTCCAATACAGACCAAAGTATAACCCCAGAAGGAAAATCCATATACTCTTCTACTGTGAAGCAGCTATCTGAAGAAGGTCTAAAGAAGCTTGATAGTTTCAGCCGATGGATGAGTAAGGAACTTGGTGATGTAAATGAGTCCCATATGCAGTCCAGTTCTGGGCCCTACTGGGATGCAGTTGAAAATGAAAATGGGATTGACGATCCCAAAATCTCATCTCGAGTACACTTGGATACATATTTGCTAGGTCCTTCCCTCTCACAGGACCAACTCTTTAGCATCATTGATTTTTCACCCACCTGGGTATATGTAGGCTCCAAGATTAAG GTTCTTATCACGGGAAGATTCTTGAAGACTCCAGAAGAAGTAGAAAATTGTAAATGGTCATGTATGTTTGGGGAAGTTGAAGTTCAAGCAGAGGTTATAGCTGATGGTGTTCTCCGTTGTCAGACTCCTTTAAATAAGGCTGGCATGGTTCCTTTTTATGTTACATGTTCAGATAGAGTGGCATGTAGTGAAGTGCGTGAATTTGAATACCGACTCAGTCAAGATGTGAATATTATTGATAGTTACAGCAGCAGCTCTAGTGTAATGCGGTTTGGAAAATTATTGTCTCttaactctctttctcttccaAAATGCAACACCAGCAATATAGTTGAAAATACTCAATTAAGCAATAAAATTAGTTCACTTCTGAAAGTGCACAATGAGGAAGAATGGAATAAAATGTTAAAGCTTACTTCGGAAGCTGGAGTTTCCTTGGAGAAAGTAAAGGAGGAACTTCTTCAAAAGCTACTCAAAGACAGGTTACATGTTTGGCTTTTGCAAAAAGCAGCTGAAGGTGGAAAGGGCCCTAGTGTATTAGATGAAGGCGGTCAGGGAGTACTACATTTGGCCGCTGCTCTGGGCTATGACTGGGCCCTTGAACCCACAATAGTTGCAGGTGTAAGTGTCAATTTCCGGGACATAAATGGATGGACTGCACTTCACTGGGCAGCATCTTGTGGCAG AGAGCGCACAGTTGCGTCCCTTGTCTTTCTTGGTGCAGCTCCTGGAGCATTAACAGATCCAACTCCTAAATATCCTACAGCCAGAACACCTGCTGACCTAGCTTCTGCTAATGGACACAAAGGAATTGCTGGTTATCTGGCAGAATCTGCTTTGAGCGCCCACCTTTTTTCTCTTAATCTGGATAAGCAGGATGGTGATGTGGCAGGAGTTCCTGAGGCAAAAGCAGGGCAGATAGTTCCAGAGCATAGCACATCTGTAAATAGTGATGGAGACTTACCATATGGACTTTCCTTAAAGGACTCATTAGCTGCTGTCTATAATGCTACTCAAGCTGCTGCTCGTATCCACCAAGTCTTCAGGGTACAATCCTTCCAAAAGAAGCAGTTAAAAGAGTTTGGTGATGATAAATATGGAATGCCACATGAGCATGCTCTTTCATTTATTGCGTCTAAGGCACTCAAGTCTGGACAACATGATGAGCCCGTGCATGCTGCTGCAACAAGGATTCAAAACAAGTTCCGCAGTTGGAAGGGTAGAAAGGAATTTTTAATAATCCGGCAGCGAATTGTTAAAATTCAG GCTCATGTAAGAGGCCACCAGGTTAGGAAAAACTATAGAAAGATAGTATGGTCTGTGGGGATTGTGGAGAAAGTTATCTTGCGTTGGAGACGAAAAGGAAGTGGTTTGCGTGGATTCAAATCAGAAGCACTTATTGGGGGTCCCAGTATGCAGGATAGATCACCAAAGGAGGATGACTATGATTTCTTTAAAGAAGGCAGAAAACAAACAGAAGCAAGATCACAGATTGCTCTTGCGAGGGTGAAATCCATGCACCAGTATCCTGAGGCAAGAGATCAATATCGCCGGCTGCTAAATGTGGTTACTGAGATTCAGGAAACTAAG
- the LOC110628160 gene encoding calmodulin-binding transcription activator 3 isoform X2, which produces MAEARSSPIGNQLDILQILVEARHRWLRPAEICEILRNYKQFRVAPEPQHRPPSGSLLLFDRKALRYFRKDGHNWRKKKDGKTVKEAHEKLKSGSVDVLHCYYAHGEGNENFQRRSYWMLEEELSHIVLVHYRDVKGNRANFNNVKEHEDTIPCTQEIEDTVPHSEMDTSVSSHFHHDNYQVPAQTADTISMNSAQASEYEDAESVYNHQASSGLHLFLEEQQPAREKIDASLRDHHDPVSLSSGYEGKLSAVPGRDFFSLAHADKAEDTEGASSTFQLQKHFDLPCWKDILENFTPGIESASFRPQFSSQGDTAGIIPKQEDAIPKQLLSNSLPLQKEWQNLEDASSRLSKWAMDQKLHPNSTADLTTSFHEQELLSGDLTNTLELFGTQKSGHSVQNDVQLQYSNTDQSITPEGKSIYSSTVKQLSEEGLKKLDSFSRWMSKELGDVNESHMQSSSGPYWDAVENENGIDDPKISSRVHLDTYLLGPSLSQDQLFSIIDFSPTWVYVGSKIKVLITGRFLKTPEEVENCKWSCMFGEVEVQAEVIADGVLRCQTPLNKAGMVPFYVTCSDRVACSEVREFEYRLSQDVNIIDSYSSSSSVMRFGKLLSLNSLSLPKCNTSNIVENTQLSNKISSLLKVHNEEEWNKMLKLTSEAGVSLEKVKEELLQKLLKDRLHVWLLQKAAEGGKGPSVLDEGGQGVLHLAAALGYDWALEPTIVAGVSVNFRDINGWTALHWAASCGRERTVASLVFLGAAPGALTDPTPKYPTARTPADLASANGHKGIAGYLAESALSAHLFSLNLDKQDGDVAGVPEAKAGQIVPEHSTSVNSDGDLPYGLSLKDSLAAVYNATQAAARIHQVFRVQSFQKKQLKEFGDDKYGMPHEHALSFIASKALKSGQHDEPVHAAATRIQNKFRSWKGRKEFLIIRQRIVKIQAHVRGHQVRKNYRKIVWSVGIVEKVILRWRRKGSGLRGFKSEALIGGPSMQDRSPKEDDYDFFKEGRKQTEARSQIALARVKSMHQYPEARDQYRRLLNVVTEIQETKFYLLIGFAASG; this is translated from the exons ATGGCAGAGGCTAGAAGCTCCCCCATTGGTAACCAGCTAG ATATTCTACAAATTCTTGTTGAAGCACGACATAGATGGCTACGACCTGCGGAAATTTGTGAAATTCTTCGCAATTATAAGCAATTCCGTGTTGCTCCTGAACCTCAACATAGGCCACCGA gtGGTTCACTTTTGCTTTTTGACCGCAAGGCGCTGAGATACTTCAGAAAAGATGGGCATAACTGGAGGAAGAAAAAAGATGGGAAGACAGTTAAAGAAGCTCATGAGAAGCTCAAG TCTGGAAGTGTTGATGTTTTGCATTGTTATTATGCCCATGGAGAaggaaatgaaaattttcaaagacGGAGTTACTGGATGCTTGAAGA GGAACTTTCTCATATAGTACTTGTCCACTATCGAGATGTAAAG GGAAACAGGGCAAATTTTAATAATGTTAAGGAGCATGAAGATACTATTCCATGTACCCAAGAGATTGAAGACACTGTACCCCATTCTGAGATGGATACTTCTGTTTCTTCCCATTTTCATCATGATAATTATCAGGTGCCTGCTCAAACTGCAGATACAATAAGCATGAATAGTGCGCAGGCGTCAGAATATGAGGATGCTGAATCAG TATATAATCACCAAGCAAGTTCTGGATTGCACCTTTTTCTTGAGGAACAGCAACCTGCAAGAGAGAAGATAGATGCTAGCCTGCGTGACCATCATGATCCTGTGTCATTGTCAA GTGGTTATGAAGGGAAGTTGTCAGCAGTTCCTGGGAGGGACTTTTTCTCACTAGCCCATGCTGATAAAGCTGAAGACACTGAGGGTGCTAGCTCAACATTTCAGCTGCAGAAACATTTCGACCTACCCTGTTGGAAGGACATATTAGAAAATTTTACTCCTGGAATTGAATCTGCATCCTTCCGGCCCCAATTTTCATCACAAGGCGATACTGCTGGAATCATTCCTAAACAAGAAGATGCAATACCGAAACAGCTTCTTTCCAACAGTTTACCGCTCCAGAAAGAGTGGCAG AATTTGGAAGACGCTTCTTCACGCCTCTCAAAGTGGGCCATGGATCAGAAGTTGCATCCAAATTCAACAGCTGATCTCACTACTAGTTTTCATGAACAAGAACTTCTCAGTGGTGATTTAACTAATACACTTGAGCTTTTTGGAACACAGAAAAGTGGTCATTCTGTGCAAAATGATGTTCAGTTACAATATTCCAATACAGACCAAAGTATAACCCCAGAAGGAAAATCCATATACTCTTCTACTGTGAAGCAGCTATCTGAAGAAGGTCTAAAGAAGCTTGATAGTTTCAGCCGATGGATGAGTAAGGAACTTGGTGATGTAAATGAGTCCCATATGCAGTCCAGTTCTGGGCCCTACTGGGATGCAGTTGAAAATGAAAATGGGATTGACGATCCCAAAATCTCATCTCGAGTACACTTGGATACATATTTGCTAGGTCCTTCCCTCTCACAGGACCAACTCTTTAGCATCATTGATTTTTCACCCACCTGGGTATATGTAGGCTCCAAGATTAAG GTTCTTATCACGGGAAGATTCTTGAAGACTCCAGAAGAAGTAGAAAATTGTAAATGGTCATGTATGTTTGGGGAAGTTGAAGTTCAAGCAGAGGTTATAGCTGATGGTGTTCTCCGTTGTCAGACTCCTTTAAATAAGGCTGGCATGGTTCCTTTTTATGTTACATGTTCAGATAGAGTGGCATGTAGTGAAGTGCGTGAATTTGAATACCGACTCAGTCAAGATGTGAATATTATTGATAGTTACAGCAGCAGCTCTAGTGTAATGCGGTTTGGAAAATTATTGTCTCttaactctctttctcttccaAAATGCAACACCAGCAATATAGTTGAAAATACTCAATTAAGCAATAAAATTAGTTCACTTCTGAAAGTGCACAATGAGGAAGAATGGAATAAAATGTTAAAGCTTACTTCGGAAGCTGGAGTTTCCTTGGAGAAAGTAAAGGAGGAACTTCTTCAAAAGCTACTCAAAGACAGGTTACATGTTTGGCTTTTGCAAAAAGCAGCTGAAGGTGGAAAGGGCCCTAGTGTATTAGATGAAGGCGGTCAGGGAGTACTACATTTGGCCGCTGCTCTGGGCTATGACTGGGCCCTTGAACCCACAATAGTTGCAGGTGTAAGTGTCAATTTCCGGGACATAAATGGATGGACTGCACTTCACTGGGCAGCATCTTGTGGCAG AGAGCGCACAGTTGCGTCCCTTGTCTTTCTTGGTGCAGCTCCTGGAGCATTAACAGATCCAACTCCTAAATATCCTACAGCCAGAACACCTGCTGACCTAGCTTCTGCTAATGGACACAAAGGAATTGCTGGTTATCTGGCAGAATCTGCTTTGAGCGCCCACCTTTTTTCTCTTAATCTGGATAAGCAGGATGGTGATGTGGCAGGAGTTCCTGAGGCAAAAGCAGGGCAGATAGTTCCAGAGCATAGCACATCTGTAAATAGTGATGGAGACTTACCATATGGACTTTCCTTAAAGGACTCATTAGCTGCTGTCTATAATGCTACTCAAGCTGCTGCTCGTATCCACCAAGTCTTCAGGGTACAATCCTTCCAAAAGAAGCAGTTAAAAGAGTTTGGTGATGATAAATATGGAATGCCACATGAGCATGCTCTTTCATTTATTGCGTCTAAGGCACTCAAGTCTGGACAACATGATGAGCCCGTGCATGCTGCTGCAACAAGGATTCAAAACAAGTTCCGCAGTTGGAAGGGTAGAAAGGAATTTTTAATAATCCGGCAGCGAATTGTTAAAATTCAG GCTCATGTAAGAGGCCACCAGGTTAGGAAAAACTATAGAAAGATAGTATGGTCTGTGGGGATTGTGGAGAAAGTTATCTTGCGTTGGAGACGAAAAGGAAGTGGTTTGCGTGGATTCAAATCAGAAGCACTTATTGGGGGTCCCAGTATGCAGGATAGATCACCAAAGGAGGATGACTATGATTTCTTTAAAGAAGGCAGAAAACAAACAGAAGCAAGATCACAGATTGCTCTTGCGAGGGTGAAATCCATGCACCAGTATCCTGAGGCAAGAGATCAATATCGCCGGCTGCTAAATGTGGTTACTGAGATTCAGGAAACTAAG
- the LOC110627376 gene encoding probable mitochondrial adenine nucleotide transporter BTL3 has translation MYGDDLLLSSLIKINSEPSDQPLRLGGLFLGDGVICPSFVSLISSKIKVRSSSCYSASKLRFEDRRRGSKVYKAGLFLSVSLSIKGSEEEAGYVKESRESSGENGEEKNLEEENALVFAKQEKKKKVELRSGSAALNTTKHLWAGAVAAMVSRTFIAPLERLKLQYVVCGEQRGLFELIKTIEAAEGLKGFWKGNFVNILRTAPFKSINFYAYDTYRNQLLKWSGNEEATNFERFLAGAAAGITATLLCLPMDTIRTKMVAPGGEALGGVIGTFRHMIQTEGFFSLYKGLAPSIVSMAPSGAVFYGVYDILKSAYLHSPEGKKRIQNLKQGQELNALEQLELGPVRTLLYGAIAGCCSEAATYPFEVVRRHLQMQVRATKMNALATCVKIVDQGGIPALYAGLVPSLLQVLPSAAISYFVYECMKIVLKVE, from the exons ATGTACGGTGACGATCTGCTGTTATCATCTCTGATCAAGATCAATTCTGAACCGTCCGATCAGCCGTTACGCCTCGGCGGTCTGTTCCTTGGCGATGGCGTTATATGTCCTTCATTTGTTTCCTTAATCTCGTCTAAGATCAAAGTTCGTTCTTCTTCGTGTTATTCGGCGAGTAAGTTAAGGTTTGAGGATCGACGGCGCGGGAGTAAGGTGTACAAGGCAGGGTTGTTTTTATCGGTGAGCTTGTCGATAAAAGGGAGCGAAGAAGAAGCAGGTTATGTTAAGGAATCGCGAGAAAGTTCGGGGGAAAATGGAGAGGAGAAGAATTTGGAGGAGGAAAATGCACTCGTTTTTGCGAagcaggagaagaagaagaaggtcgAATTGCGATCAGGATCAGCTGCTTTGAATACCACCAAACATCTATGGGCTGGCGCTGTTGCTGCTATGGTCTCAAG AACTTTTATAGCACCTCTGGAGAGACTGAAGCTTCAGTATGTAGTTTGTGGTGAACAGAGGGGCCTTTTCGAGCTCATCAAGACAATTGAGGCAGCTGAAGGATTGAAAGGCTTTTGGAAGGGGAACTTTGTTAATATTCTTCGCACTGCTCCATTTAAATCAATCAATTTCTATGCATATGATACATACAGAAACCAACTGCTGAAATGGTCTGGGAATGAGGAAGCCACAAATTTTGAGAGGTTCCTTGCTGGTGCTGCAGCTGGAATTACTGCAACCTTGTTGTGCTTGCCAATGGATACT ATAAGGACAAAGATGGTAGCACCTGGTGGGGAAGCATTGGGTGGTGTAATTGGAACTTTCCGCCACATGATCCAGACTGAAGGgtttttttctctttataaGGGTTTAGCGCCCTCAATAGTGAGCATGGCACCTTCAGGTGCAGTTTTCTATGGTGTTTATGATATACTAAAGTCAGCTTACCTCCATTCACCAGAAGGAAAGAAGAGAATTCAGAATTTGAAACAAGGCCAGGAACTGAATGCATTGGAACAACTGGAATTGGGCCCCGTTAGAACATTGCTTTATGGGGCTATTGCTGGCTGTTGCTCTGAAGCTGCTACATATCCATTTGAAGTTGTAAGGAGACACCTTCAAATGCAAGTTCGAGCAACAAAAATGAATGCATTGGCAACATGTGTCAAAATAGTTGACCAAGGAGGTATTCCTGCTCTTTATGCAGGATTAGTTCCCAGTTTATTGCAG GTTTTACCATCAGCTGCCATAAGTTACTTCGTATACGAGTGCATGAAGATTGTTCTCAAAGTGGAGTAG
- the LOC110628160 gene encoding calmodulin-binding transcription activator 3 isoform X3, which yields MDTSVSSHFHHDNYQVPAQTADTISMNSAQASEYEDAESVYNHQASSGLHLFLEEQQPAREKIDASLRDHHDPVSLSSGYEGKLSAVPGRDFFSLAHADKAEDTEGASSTFQLQKHFDLPCWKDILENFTPGIESASFRPQFSSQGDTAGIIPKQEDAIPKQLLSNSLPLQKEWQNLEDASSRLSKWAMDQKLHPNSTADLTTSFHEQELLSGDLTNTLELFGTQKSGHSVQNDVQLQYSNTDQSITPEGKSIYSSTVKQLSEEGLKKLDSFSRWMSKELGDVNESHMQSSSGPYWDAVENENGIDDPKISSRVHLDTYLLGPSLSQDQLFSIIDFSPTWVYVGSKIKVLITGRFLKTPEEVENCKWSCMFGEVEVQAEVIADGVLRCQTPLNKAGMVPFYVTCSDRVACSEVREFEYRLSQDVNIIDSYSSSSSVMRFGKLLSLNSLSLPKCNTSNIVENTQLSNKISSLLKVHNEEEWNKMLKLTSEAGVSLEKVKEELLQKLLKDRLHVWLLQKAAEGGKGPSVLDEGGQGVLHLAAALGYDWALEPTIVAGVSVNFRDINGWTALHWAASCGRERTVASLVFLGAAPGALTDPTPKYPTARTPADLASANGHKGIAGYLAESALSAHLFSLNLDKQDGDVAGVPEAKAGQIVPEHSTSVNSDGDLPYGLSLKDSLAAVYNATQAAARIHQVFRVQSFQKKQLKEFGDDKYGMPHEHALSFIASKALKSGQHDEPVHAAATRIQNKFRSWKGRKEFLIIRQRIVKIQAHVRGHQVRKNYRKIVWSVGIVEKVILRWRRKGSGLRGFKSEALIGGPSMQDRSPKEDDYDFFKEGRKQTEARSQIALARVKSMHQYPEARDQYRRLLNVVTEIQETKLVGDQINNSEATAEFDDLIDVEALFDDDTFMPAAS from the exons ATGGATACTTCTGTTTCTTCCCATTTTCATCATGATAATTATCAGGTGCCTGCTCAAACTGCAGATACAATAAGCATGAATAGTGCGCAGGCGTCAGAATATGAGGATGCTGAATCAG TATATAATCACCAAGCAAGTTCTGGATTGCACCTTTTTCTTGAGGAACAGCAACCTGCAAGAGAGAAGATAGATGCTAGCCTGCGTGACCATCATGATCCTGTGTCATTGTCAA GTGGTTATGAAGGGAAGTTGTCAGCAGTTCCTGGGAGGGACTTTTTCTCACTAGCCCATGCTGATAAAGCTGAAGACACTGAGGGTGCTAGCTCAACATTTCAGCTGCAGAAACATTTCGACCTACCCTGTTGGAAGGACATATTAGAAAATTTTACTCCTGGAATTGAATCTGCATCCTTCCGGCCCCAATTTTCATCACAAGGCGATACTGCTGGAATCATTCCTAAACAAGAAGATGCAATACCGAAACAGCTTCTTTCCAACAGTTTACCGCTCCAGAAAGAGTGGCAG AATTTGGAAGACGCTTCTTCACGCCTCTCAAAGTGGGCCATGGATCAGAAGTTGCATCCAAATTCAACAGCTGATCTCACTACTAGTTTTCATGAACAAGAACTTCTCAGTGGTGATTTAACTAATACACTTGAGCTTTTTGGAACACAGAAAAGTGGTCATTCTGTGCAAAATGATGTTCAGTTACAATATTCCAATACAGACCAAAGTATAACCCCAGAAGGAAAATCCATATACTCTTCTACTGTGAAGCAGCTATCTGAAGAAGGTCTAAAGAAGCTTGATAGTTTCAGCCGATGGATGAGTAAGGAACTTGGTGATGTAAATGAGTCCCATATGCAGTCCAGTTCTGGGCCCTACTGGGATGCAGTTGAAAATGAAAATGGGATTGACGATCCCAAAATCTCATCTCGAGTACACTTGGATACATATTTGCTAGGTCCTTCCCTCTCACAGGACCAACTCTTTAGCATCATTGATTTTTCACCCACCTGGGTATATGTAGGCTCCAAGATTAAG GTTCTTATCACGGGAAGATTCTTGAAGACTCCAGAAGAAGTAGAAAATTGTAAATGGTCATGTATGTTTGGGGAAGTTGAAGTTCAAGCAGAGGTTATAGCTGATGGTGTTCTCCGTTGTCAGACTCCTTTAAATAAGGCTGGCATGGTTCCTTTTTATGTTACATGTTCAGATAGAGTGGCATGTAGTGAAGTGCGTGAATTTGAATACCGACTCAGTCAAGATGTGAATATTATTGATAGTTACAGCAGCAGCTCTAGTGTAATGCGGTTTGGAAAATTATTGTCTCttaactctctttctcttccaAAATGCAACACCAGCAATATAGTTGAAAATACTCAATTAAGCAATAAAATTAGTTCACTTCTGAAAGTGCACAATGAGGAAGAATGGAATAAAATGTTAAAGCTTACTTCGGAAGCTGGAGTTTCCTTGGAGAAAGTAAAGGAGGAACTTCTTCAAAAGCTACTCAAAGACAGGTTACATGTTTGGCTTTTGCAAAAAGCAGCTGAAGGTGGAAAGGGCCCTAGTGTATTAGATGAAGGCGGTCAGGGAGTACTACATTTGGCCGCTGCTCTGGGCTATGACTGGGCCCTTGAACCCACAATAGTTGCAGGTGTAAGTGTCAATTTCCGGGACATAAATGGATGGACTGCACTTCACTGGGCAGCATCTTGTGGCAG AGAGCGCACAGTTGCGTCCCTTGTCTTTCTTGGTGCAGCTCCTGGAGCATTAACAGATCCAACTCCTAAATATCCTACAGCCAGAACACCTGCTGACCTAGCTTCTGCTAATGGACACAAAGGAATTGCTGGTTATCTGGCAGAATCTGCTTTGAGCGCCCACCTTTTTTCTCTTAATCTGGATAAGCAGGATGGTGATGTGGCAGGAGTTCCTGAGGCAAAAGCAGGGCAGATAGTTCCAGAGCATAGCACATCTGTAAATAGTGATGGAGACTTACCATATGGACTTTCCTTAAAGGACTCATTAGCTGCTGTCTATAATGCTACTCAAGCTGCTGCTCGTATCCACCAAGTCTTCAGGGTACAATCCTTCCAAAAGAAGCAGTTAAAAGAGTTTGGTGATGATAAATATGGAATGCCACATGAGCATGCTCTTTCATTTATTGCGTCTAAGGCACTCAAGTCTGGACAACATGATGAGCCCGTGCATGCTGCTGCAACAAGGATTCAAAACAAGTTCCGCAGTTGGAAGGGTAGAAAGGAATTTTTAATAATCCGGCAGCGAATTGTTAAAATTCAG GCTCATGTAAGAGGCCACCAGGTTAGGAAAAACTATAGAAAGATAGTATGGTCTGTGGGGATTGTGGAGAAAGTTATCTTGCGTTGGAGACGAAAAGGAAGTGGTTTGCGTGGATTCAAATCAGAAGCACTTATTGGGGGTCCCAGTATGCAGGATAGATCACCAAAGGAGGATGACTATGATTTCTTTAAAGAAGGCAGAAAACAAACAGAAGCAAGATCACAGATTGCTCTTGCGAGGGTGAAATCCATGCACCAGTATCCTGAGGCAAGAGATCAATATCGCCGGCTGCTAAATGTGGTTACTGAGATTCAGGAAACTAAG